One genomic window of Clostridioides sp. ES-S-0054-01 includes the following:
- a CDS encoding acetyl-CoA C-acetyltransferase, with protein MREVVIASAARTAVGSFGGAFKSVSAVELGVTAAKEAIKRANITPDIIDESLVGGVLTAGLGQNIARQIALGAGIPVEKPAMTINILCGSGLRSVSMASQLIALGDADIMLVGGAENMSMSPYLVPSARYGARMGDVAFVDSMIKDGLSDIFNNYHMGVTAENIAEQWNITREEQDELALASQNKAEKAQAEGKFDEEIVPVVIKGRKGDTVVDKDEYIKAGTTMEKLAKLRPAFKKDGTVTAGNASGINDGAAMLVVMAKEKAEELGIEPLATIVSYGTAGVDPKIMGYGPVPATKKALEAANMTIEDIDLVEANEAFAAQSIAVIKDLNIDMAKVNVNGGAIAIGHPIGCSGARILTTLLYEMKRRDAKTGLATLCIGGGMGTTLIVKR; from the coding sequence ATGAGAGAAGTAGTAATTGCCAGTGCAGCTAGAACAGCAGTAGGAAGTTTCGGGGGAGCATTTAAATCAGTTTCAGCAGTAGAATTAGGTGTAACAGCTGCTAAAGAAGCTATAAAAAGAGCTAATATAACTCCTGATATTATAGATGAATCACTTGTAGGTGGAGTACTTACAGCAGGTCTTGGACAAAATATAGCAAGACAAATAGCGTTAGGTGCAGGGATACCAGTAGAAAAACCAGCTATGACTATAAATATACTTTGTGGTTCTGGATTAAGATCTGTTTCAATGGCATCTCAACTTATAGCATTAGGGGATGCTGATATAATGCTAGTTGGTGGAGCTGAAAATATGAGTATGTCTCCTTATTTAGTACCAAGTGCTAGATATGGTGCGAGAATGGGTGATGTTGCTTTTGTTGATTCAATGATAAAAGATGGATTATCAGACATATTTAATAACTATCATATGGGTGTTACTGCTGAAAATATAGCAGAGCAATGGAACATAACTAGAGAAGAACAAGATGAATTAGCTCTTGCAAGTCAAAATAAAGCTGAAAAAGCTCAAGCTGAAGGAAAATTTGATGAAGAAATAGTTCCTGTTGTTATAAAAGGAAGAAAAGGTGACACTGTAGTAGATAAAGATGAATATATTAAAGCTGGTACTACAATGGAGAAACTTGCTAAATTAAGACCAGCATTCAAGAAAGATGGAACAGTTACTGCTGGTAACGCATCAGGAATCAATGATGGTGCTGCTATGTTAGTAGTAATGGCTAAGGAAAAAGCTGAAGAGCTAGGAATAGAGCCTCTTGCAACTATAGTTTCTTATGGAACAGCTGGTGTTGACCCTAAAATAATGGGATATGGACCAGTTCCAGCAACTAAGAAAGCTCTAGAAGCTGCTAATATGACTATTGAGGATATAGATTTAGTTGAAGCTAATGAAGCATTTGCTGCTCAGTCTATAGCAGTGATAAAAGATTTAAATATAGATATGGCTAAAGTTAATGTTAATGGTGGAGCAATAGCTATAGGACATCCAATAGGATGCTCAGGAGCAAGAATACTTACTACACTTTTATATGAGATGAAGAGAAGAGATGCTAAAACTGGTTTAGCTACACTTTGTATAGGTGGTGGAATGGGAACTACTTTAATAGTTAAAAGATAG
- a CDS encoding RluA family pseudouridine synthase, whose product MFKKENQRYNLISYTNEEEMTLKEVLLDKLNFSVRSLSKMKREKSVLVNGVYKKPSSKVYCGDLIEVKIEEEKANFESQDLNLQIIYDDFDIIMVNKPPFMVVHPTKSHYDKTIANGISYYIDNKKENVKIRFVNRLDMNTSGLVIVAKNAYAHHTMSTAMSENKVEKTYITVVEGIIEEDEGTIDEPIYRPTEDSIKRIIDERGQASVTHYKVVERLKNATVLEVSLETGRTHQIRVHMAHIGHGIIGDELYGCVDEELINRQALHAYKLEFEQPRTKEKLKFKADIPEDMKELISKLR is encoded by the coding sequence TTGTTTAAAAAAGAAAATCAAAGATATAATCTTATATCGTATACAAATGAAGAAGAAATGACTTTAAAAGAAGTTTTATTGGACAAACTAAATTTCTCAGTTAGGTCATTATCAAAAATGAAGAGAGAAAAGAGTGTCTTAGTAAATGGAGTGTATAAAAAGCCAAGCTCAAAAGTATATTGTGGTGATTTAATAGAGGTAAAAATAGAAGAGGAAAAAGCCAATTTTGAGTCTCAAGATTTAAATTTACAAATAATATATGATGATTTTGACATAATTATGGTGAATAAACCTCCATTTATGGTAGTTCACCCGACAAAAAGTCACTATGATAAAACAATAGCAAATGGTATTAGTTACTATATAGATAACAAAAAAGAAAATGTGAAAATACGATTTGTAAATAGGTTAGATATGAATACTTCAGGGCTTGTTATAGTAGCAAAAAATGCTTATGCACATCATACTATGTCTACGGCAATGAGTGAAAACAAAGTTGAAAAAACATATATAACAGTAGTTGAAGGAATTATAGAAGAAGATGAAGGAACTATAGATGAGCCAATTTATAGACCTACAGAAGATTCAATAAAGAGGATAATAGATGAAAGAGGACAGGCATCTGTTACTCATTATAAAGTAGTAGAAAGATTAAAAAATGCAACGGTACTAGAAGTAAGTTTAGAAACTGGTAGAACACATCAAATAAGGGTTCATATGGCTCATATAGGTCATGGAATAATAGGTGATGAGTTATATGGCTGTGTAGATGAAGAGCTTATAAATAGGCAAGCACTCCATGCATACAAGCTGGAGTTTGAACAACCAAGAACAAAAGAAAAATTGAAATTTAAAGCAGATATACCAGAGGATATGAAAGAACTAATATCGAAATTAAGATAA
- a CDS encoding nucleoid-associated protein produces MIIHKFIIHVLDKNSDVPILNDFEGKVNQEVDGFFQKSIKRISKDEDLRKAIFKDYNNNLIKNCCEQIIYDESSFLKNSKEIASYLFDVMKINAALESCDLAICLYTIKDEKSVAILKLDYKKLYTHSIEFVDDKFNIQMVSNEIGIPETLRQKQGALISLSGINDEFHLRLLDKDAEKEGSESKFVTEFLNAKKIDDDKYKTKVFKNTAENWITNALSNDIKQAEDVRSILNYTLKEKHEVDINDFVDNSIKDDELKDSFKEHMEEKGLDESFSIDKKWVEKKLKKRSIKTDNGFDIKGNLTDFEDPMKYTVKQNQDGTVDIVIKNVTFYEEK; encoded by the coding sequence ATGATAATACATAAGTTTATAATACATGTTTTGGATAAAAATAGTGATGTTCCAATACTAAACGACTTTGAAGGTAAAGTCAATCAAGAAGTAGATGGCTTTTTCCAGAAGTCTATAAAAAGAATTTCGAAGGATGAGGACTTAAGAAAGGCTATTTTTAAAGATTATAATAATAATTTAATTAAAAACTGCTGTGAACAAATAATATATGATGAAAGTTCTTTTTTGAAAAACTCTAAAGAAATTGCATCCTATTTATTTGATGTTATGAAAATCAATGCTGCATTAGAATCTTGTGATTTAGCAATTTGTTTATATACTATTAAAGATGAAAAGAGTGTAGCTATACTGAAATTAGATTATAAAAAGTTGTACACTCATTCAATTGAATTTGTAGATGATAAATTTAATATTCAAATGGTTTCAAATGAGATTGGTATTCCAGAGACTCTAAGACAAAAGCAAGGAGCTTTGATTAGTCTAAGTGGTATAAATGATGAGTTTCACCTAAGACTTTTAGATAAGGATGCTGAAAAAGAAGGGTCAGAATCAAAGTTTGTGACAGAATTTTTAAATGCTAAAAAAATAGATGATGATAAGTATAAAACAAAAGTATTTAAAAATACAGCTGAAAACTGGATAACCAATGCTCTTAGTAATGATATAAAGCAAGCTGAAGATGTAAGAAGTATATTAAATTACACACTAAAGGAAAAACATGAAGTTGATATAAATGACTTTGTTGATAATTCAATTAAAGATGATGAGTTAAAAGATAGCTTTAAAGAGCATATGGAAGAAAAAGGTCTTGATGAAAGTTTTAGTATAGATAAAAAATGGGTTGAGAAAAAACTTAAAAAAAGAAGTATAAAAACAGATAATGGTTTTGACATAAAAGGAAACCTAACTGATTTTGAAGACCCAATGAAGTATACTGTAAAACAAAATCAAGATGGGACTGTAGATATAGTAATAAAGAATGTGACATTTTATGAAGAAAAGTAA
- the acpP gene encoding acyl carrier protein: MFEKIKEIIAEQLGVDNLDEITMEASLMDDLEADSLDAVEIIMALEDEFGIEIPDEEAENFKCIGDICKYIEESK, encoded by the coding sequence ATGTTTGAAAAAATAAAAGAAATAATAGCAGAACAATTAGGGGTAGACAATTTAGATGAGATAACTATGGAGGCATCTTTAATGGATGATTTAGAAGCTGATTCATTAGATGCTGTTGAAATTATAATGGCCCTTGAAGATGAATTTGGAATAGAAATACCAGACGAGGAAGCTGAGAATTTTAAATGTATTGGTGATATATGTAAATATATCGAAGAAAGCAAATAA
- the ccpA gene encoding LacI family transcriptional regulator CcpA, whose protein sequence is MKGNITIKDVAKQAGVSISTVSRVINDSKPVTDEVKQKVLEVIKETGYIPNPLARSLVTKKSQLIGVIVPEVSDSFVNEVLNGIEEVAKMYDYDILLANTYSDKEQELKSINLLRAKQVEGIVMISWIVEQDHINYIQNCGIPATYISKTARNYDIYTVSTSNKEATFDMTEHLIKKGHEKIAFIMTSKDDTVLEMERLSGYEKALSNNNIELDKSLIKYGGTDYESGYNSMKELLDDGIIPHAAFVTGDEAAIGAINAICDAGYKVPEDISVAGFNDVKIARMYRPKLTTVYQPLYDMGAVAIRMVIKLINKELIENKKIELPYRIVDRESVIERRK, encoded by the coding sequence ATGAAAGGTAATATAACGATAAAAGATGTTGCTAAACAAGCAGGCGTGTCAATATCTACTGTATCTAGAGTTATAAATGATTCAAAACCTGTAACTGATGAAGTCAAACAAAAAGTTTTAGAGGTTATAAAAGAGACTGGATATATACCAAATCCGCTTGCTAGAAGCTTAGTAACTAAGAAGAGTCAATTAATAGGGGTAATAGTTCCAGAAGTTTCAGATTCTTTTGTTAATGAGGTGTTAAATGGAATAGAAGAAGTTGCTAAAATGTATGATTATGATATTCTTTTAGCAAATACATACTCTGATAAAGAACAAGAACTTAAGAGTATAAATCTATTGAGAGCAAAACAAGTGGAAGGTATAGTTATGATTTCGTGGATAGTTGAACAAGACCACATCAACTATATACAAAATTGTGGAATACCAGCAACCTATATAAGTAAAACTGCTAGAAATTATGATATATATACAGTAAGTACTAGTAATAAAGAAGCTACTTTTGATATGACAGAGCATCTTATAAAGAAAGGTCATGAAAAGATAGCCTTTATAATGACTAGTAAAGATGATACTGTTTTAGAAATGGAAAGACTTTCTGGTTATGAGAAAGCACTTTCAAATAACAATATAGAATTAGACAAGAGTTTAATTAAGTATGGTGGAACTGATTATGAAAGTGGATACAATAGCATGAAAGAATTGTTAGATGATGGAATAATACCTCATGCAGCTTTTGTAACAGGTGATGAGGCTGCTATAGGTGCTATAAATGCTATATGTGATGCTGGATATAAAGTTCCAGAGGATATATCGGTTGCAGGATTTAATGATGTTAAGATAGCTAGAATGTATAGACCTAAACTTACTACAGTATATCAACCTTTATACGATATGGGAGCAGTAGCAATAAGAATGGTTATAAAGTTAATAAATAAGGAATTAATTGAAAATAAGAAAATAGAATTACCTTATAGAATTGTGGATAGAGAAAGTGTTATAGAAAGAAGAAAATAA
- a CDS encoding polysaccharide biosynthesis protein: protein MKVPYLVLSTVILFISNFVVRIFGFLYKIFLSRALGETGLGIYHMIFNFLMICLAVTTTGIPTALSCLVAKRKALNDKHNTNALFISTLYISFFVALAISIVASFNSSFLSLKFLKDAKLNLFILAVCPAIVIITLSNVLRGYYYGVKNVKIPAIGQIIEQIGKILFVFLLVMYINNKSMNCYIALLGISIGELSNIIFMLICLWRDSSFDNRYIISIKDFYNSSMETLKMSIPITCNRMSNILLQSISSMMIPSRLALSGMTYQQSLSMYGVVSGMVMPFIFLPFTVGSALIVNLIPTISQEIALRKRKSVIKKIKYSILLTSFVGILSSIFFYFFGKDLCILVFKNTLAGEYLKAMFLVPLFMSLNQTLSGILHSIRKELASSINTIVGMLIQLVALYVFLPVPGLNIYAYIYTMTIVSIFTSLLHTIVLFKSLKSIR from the coding sequence TTGAAAGTACCTTATTTAGTACTATCAACAGTTATTTTATTTATATCTAATTTTGTTGTAAGAATATTTGGTTTTTTATATAAAATATTCTTATCAAGAGCATTAGGCGAAACAGGTCTAGGTATTTATCATATGATTTTTAACTTTTTGATGATTTGCTTAGCCGTTACAACAACAGGTATACCTACTGCACTTAGTTGTTTAGTTGCAAAGAGAAAAGCTTTAAACGATAAGCACAATACTAATGCTTTATTTATATCAACTTTATATATATCATTCTTCGTAGCACTAGCTATATCTATAGTTGCATCTTTCAATAGTTCTTTTTTATCACTTAAGTTTTTAAAAGATGCTAAATTAAACCTATTTATACTAGCAGTTTGTCCTGCTATAGTTATAATAACTCTTTCAAATGTACTAAGAGGATATTACTATGGTGTAAAGAATGTAAAAATCCCTGCTATTGGACAAATTATTGAACAAATCGGTAAAATATTATTTGTTTTTTTACTTGTTATGTATATAAATAATAAATCCATGAATTGTTATATTGCCCTGTTAGGTATATCGATTGGTGAATTGAGCAATATCATATTTATGCTTATCTGCTTATGGCGAGATTCATCATTTGACAATAGGTATATTATAAGCATAAAAGATTTTTATAATTCTTCTATGGAAACATTAAAAATGTCCATTCCCATAACTTGTAATAGAATGTCAAACATACTTTTGCAATCTATAAGTTCTATGATGATACCATCAAGATTAGCATTGTCAGGAATGACTTATCAGCAATCCTTAAGTATGTATGGTGTTGTCAGTGGAATGGTAATGCCTTTTATATTTTTACCTTTTACTGTTGGTTCAGCGCTTATTGTAAACTTAATACCTACTATTTCACAGGAAATAGCTCTAAGAAAACGTAAAAGCGTTATAAAAAAAATCAAATACTCTATACTTCTAACTTCATTTGTAGGTATACTATCATCAATATTTTTTTATTTCTTTGGAAAAGATTTGTGTATACTAGTATTTAAAAATACACTTGCTGGAGAATATCTAAAAGCTATGTTTTTAGTTCCACTATTTATGTCACTAAATCAAACTCTATCTGGCATTTTACATTCAATAAGAAAAGAATTAGCTTCAAGTATAAATACTATTGTTGGTATGCTAATTCAACTAGTAGCTTTATATGTATTTCTTCCTGTCCCAGGGCTTAATATTTATGCATATATATACACAATGACAATAGTATCAATATTTACTTCTCTATTACATACTATAGTACTTTTTAAATCACTAAAATCTATACGTTAG
- a CDS encoding PLP-dependent aminotransferase family protein — MEKYRIDLSEKKLTKYIQIFNHIKELIINKELVEHEKLPPIRKLSNFLQVNNTTIVKVYELLENEGYVYKIVGSGTFVSSSNSYKNSIDNSKNKIIVQREDLIHFDNGNPSNDMFPIDSFKNAVNMALSKDGSSIFDYDEGLGSEELRDKMVEYLSDGNIKTTKENIQIISGAQQGIDIVCKGLISYSDVVFMEEPSYNGAIEVFKSRGAKIISIPMLDDGIDIGILKLKLEKIKPRLIYIMPNFQNPTGISYSTYKKKKLIELAEEHDFYIIEDDFISDFVFESKDNRTVRSYDDKNRVVYIKSFSKILMPGLRIGIVEMPNELLKKVLWAKYSSDISTPGLIQKSMYYYMNNFDWKNYLSYIENIYTDKYKLAKSLINDQLSGKLKVRKSCGGINFFLELPRGYTSQAFTSFMLNRGVSMLPGTYFFDNLVDDRFFRINIARPSMEELEKGVSIISDNIDEFFCEYKNKLDIKSNKLFY; from the coding sequence GTGGAAAAATACAGAATAGATTTAAGTGAGAAAAAGTTAACTAAATATATACAGATATTTAATCATATAAAAGAACTGATAATAAATAAAGAGTTAGTTGAACATGAAAAACTGCCTCCAATAAGAAAACTATCAAATTTTTTACAAGTAAATAATACTACTATAGTTAAGGTATATGAGCTTTTAGAAAATGAAGGATATGTATATAAAATTGTAGGAAGTGGAACTTTTGTATCGAGTTCAAATTCTTATAAAAATAGTATAGATAACAGTAAAAATAAGATTATTGTACAAAGAGAAGATTTAATTCATTTTGACAATGGAAATCCATCTAATGATATGTTTCCTATCGATTCATTTAAAAATGCTGTAAATATGGCATTATCTAAAGATGGTAGTTCAATATTTGATTATGATGAAGGTCTTGGCTCTGAAGAATTAAGAGACAAGATGGTAGAGTATCTAAGTGATGGAAATATAAAAACTACTAAGGAAAATATTCAAATAATATCAGGTGCTCAACAAGGTATAGATATAGTTTGTAAAGGGCTAATAAGTTATTCAGACGTTGTTTTTATGGAAGAACCTTCTTACAATGGAGCAATTGAAGTGTTTAAAAGTAGAGGTGCAAAAATAATATCTATACCTATGTTAGATGATGGTATTGATATAGGTATTTTAAAATTAAAGTTGGAAAAAATAAAACCGAGACTTATATATATTATGCCTAATTTTCAAAATCCAACCGGAATATCTTACTCAACGTATAAAAAAAAGAAGTTAATAGAATTGGCAGAAGAACATGATTTTTATATAATAGAAGATGATTTTATAAGTGATTTTGTTTTTGAGTCAAAAGATAATAGAACAGTTAGAAGTTATGATGATAAAAATAGAGTAGTGTATATAAAGAGCTTTTCAAAAATACTTATGCCAGGTCTTAGGATAGGAATTGTAGAAATGCCAAATGAATTGTTAAAGAAAGTTTTATGGGCTAAATATTCATCAGATATATCAACACCGGGTTTAATTCAAAAATCAATGTATTACTATATGAATAATTTTGATTGGAAAAATTATTTGAGTTATATAGAGAATATATATACTGATAAGTACAAATTGGCAAAAAGCTTGATTAATGACCAATTGAGTGGTAAATTAAAAGTTAGAAAATCTTGTGGAGGAATAAACTTTTTTTTAGAATTACCAAGAGGATATACATCTCAAGCGTTTACAAGTTTTATGTTAAATAGAGGTGTATCAATGCTTCCAGGAACTTATTTTTTTGATAATCTAGTAGATGATAGATTCTTTAGAATCAATATAGCTCGTCCAAGCATGGAAGAGCTGGAAAAGGGAGTATCTATAATAAGTGATAACATAGATGAGTTTTTTTGTGAATATAAAAACAAGTTAGATATAAAAAGCAATAAATTATTTTATTAA